One genomic window of Pelodiscus sinensis isolate JC-2024 chromosome 14, ASM4963464v1, whole genome shotgun sequence includes the following:
- the CSK gene encoding tyrosine-protein kinase CSK isoform X1, which yields MQGQPPEFYQLDRPQGVSWYPVTCPPCEIGSQDLPETMSGMQAVWPSGTECIAKYNFHGTAEQDLSFCKGDVLTIVAVTKDPNWYKAKNKVGHEGIIPANYVQKREGVKSGTKLSLMPWFHGKITREQAERLLYPPETGLFLVRESTNYPGDYTLCVSCEGKVEHYRIIYSSSKLSIDEEVYFENLMQLVEHYTTDADGLCTRLIKPKLMEGTVAAQDEFSRSGWALNMKDLKLLQTIGKGEFGDVMLGDYRGNKVAVKCIKHDATAQAFVAEASVMTQLRHSNLVQLLGVIVEEKSGLYIVTEYMAKGSLVDYLRSRGRSVLGGNCLLKFCLDVCEAMEYLEANNFVHRDLAARNVLVSEDNIAKVSDFGLTKEASSTQDTGKLPVKWTAPEALREKNFSTKSDVWSFGILLWEIYSFGRVPYPRIPLKDVVPRVEKGYKMDAPDGCPQVVYEVMKNCWNLDPGIRPSFLQLREQLEHIKGNELYL from the exons ATGGTACCCAGTGACGTGTCCCCCCTGTGAGATTGGATCCCAGGACCTGCCTGAGACCATGTCGGGAATGCAG GCCGTGTGGCCGTCCGGCACGGAGTGCATCGCCAAGTACAACTTCCACGGCACCGCGGAGCAGGACCTCTCCTTCTGCAAAGGGGACGTGCTCACCATCGTGGCTGTCACCAAG GACCCCAACTGGTACAAAGCCAAAAACAAAGTGGGCCATGAAGGAATCATCCCTGCCAACTACGTCCAGAAGCGGGAAGGAGTGAAATCTGGAACCAAACTCAGTCTGATGCC ctggttcCATGGGAAGATCACACGGGAGCAGGCGGAGCGGCTGCTGTACCCCCCGGAGACGGGCCTCTTCCTGGTGCGGGAGAGCACCAACTACCCCGGCGACTACACCCTGTGCGTGAGCTGCGAGGGGAAGGTGGAGCATTACCGCATCATCTACTCCTCCAGCAAGCTCAGCATCGACGAGGAGGTCTACTTCGAGAACCTCATGCAGCTGGTGGAG cattacACCACGGACGCCGACGGGCTCTGCACGCGCCTCATCAAGCCCAAGCTCATGGAGGGGACGGTGGCGGCGCAGGACGAGTTCTCCAGGA GCGGCTGGGCCCTCAACATGAAGGACCTGAAGCTCCTGCAGACCATCGGCAAAGGGGAGTTTGGAG ACGTGATGCTGGGCGATTACCGTGGCAACAAGGTCGCCGTGAAGTGCATTAAACACGATGCCACCGCGCAGGCCTTTGTGGCCGAGGCCTCGGTGATGAC GCAGCTCCGGCACAGCAACCTGGTCCAGCTGCTGGGGGTGATCGTGGAGGAGAAGAGCGGCCTCTATATTGTCACCGAGTACATGGCAAAG GGGAGCCTCGTCGATTACCTACGATCCCGAGGGAGGTCTGTGCTAGGGGGCAACTGCCTGCTCAAGTTCTGCTT AGACGTCTGTGAAGCCATGGAGTACCTGGAAGCCAACAACTTTGTGCACCGAGACCTGGCGGCGCGGAACGTGCTGGTCTCGGAGGACAACATCGCCAAGGTCAGCGACTTTGGGCTGACGAAGGAGGCGTCGTCCACGCAGGACACGGGGAAGCTCCCGGTGAAGTGGACGGCACCGGAAGCACTTAGAGAAAAG AATTTCTCCACCAAATCGGACGTGTGGAGCTTCGGGATCCTCCTCTGGGAAATCTACTCCTTCGGGCGAGTGCCTTATCCGAGAATT CCTCTGAAGGACGTCGTTCCCCGCGTGGAGAAGGGCTACAAGATGGACGCCCCCGACGGCTGCCCCCAGGTCGTCTACGAAGTGATGAAAAATTGCTGGAACCTGGACCCCGGCATCCGGCCGTCCTTCCTCCAGCTCCGGGAACAGCTAGAGCATATCAAAGGCAACGAGCTCTACCTGTGa
- the CSK gene encoding tyrosine-protein kinase CSK isoform X2: MSGMQAVWPSGTECIAKYNFHGTAEQDLSFCKGDVLTIVAVTKDPNWYKAKNKVGHEGIIPANYVQKREGVKSGTKLSLMPWFHGKITREQAERLLYPPETGLFLVRESTNYPGDYTLCVSCEGKVEHYRIIYSSSKLSIDEEVYFENLMQLVEHYTTDADGLCTRLIKPKLMEGTVAAQDEFSRSGWALNMKDLKLLQTIGKGEFGDVMLGDYRGNKVAVKCIKHDATAQAFVAEASVMTQLRHSNLVQLLGVIVEEKSGLYIVTEYMAKGSLVDYLRSRGRSVLGGNCLLKFCLDVCEAMEYLEANNFVHRDLAARNVLVSEDNIAKVSDFGLTKEASSTQDTGKLPVKWTAPEALREKNFSTKSDVWSFGILLWEIYSFGRVPYPRIPLKDVVPRVEKGYKMDAPDGCPQVVYEVMKNCWNLDPGIRPSFLQLREQLEHIKGNELYL; encoded by the exons ATGTCGGGAATGCAG GCCGTGTGGCCGTCCGGCACGGAGTGCATCGCCAAGTACAACTTCCACGGCACCGCGGAGCAGGACCTCTCCTTCTGCAAAGGGGACGTGCTCACCATCGTGGCTGTCACCAAG GACCCCAACTGGTACAAAGCCAAAAACAAAGTGGGCCATGAAGGAATCATCCCTGCCAACTACGTCCAGAAGCGGGAAGGAGTGAAATCTGGAACCAAACTCAGTCTGATGCC ctggttcCATGGGAAGATCACACGGGAGCAGGCGGAGCGGCTGCTGTACCCCCCGGAGACGGGCCTCTTCCTGGTGCGGGAGAGCACCAACTACCCCGGCGACTACACCCTGTGCGTGAGCTGCGAGGGGAAGGTGGAGCATTACCGCATCATCTACTCCTCCAGCAAGCTCAGCATCGACGAGGAGGTCTACTTCGAGAACCTCATGCAGCTGGTGGAG cattacACCACGGACGCCGACGGGCTCTGCACGCGCCTCATCAAGCCCAAGCTCATGGAGGGGACGGTGGCGGCGCAGGACGAGTTCTCCAGGA GCGGCTGGGCCCTCAACATGAAGGACCTGAAGCTCCTGCAGACCATCGGCAAAGGGGAGTTTGGAG ACGTGATGCTGGGCGATTACCGTGGCAACAAGGTCGCCGTGAAGTGCATTAAACACGATGCCACCGCGCAGGCCTTTGTGGCCGAGGCCTCGGTGATGAC GCAGCTCCGGCACAGCAACCTGGTCCAGCTGCTGGGGGTGATCGTGGAGGAGAAGAGCGGCCTCTATATTGTCACCGAGTACATGGCAAAG GGGAGCCTCGTCGATTACCTACGATCCCGAGGGAGGTCTGTGCTAGGGGGCAACTGCCTGCTCAAGTTCTGCTT AGACGTCTGTGAAGCCATGGAGTACCTGGAAGCCAACAACTTTGTGCACCGAGACCTGGCGGCGCGGAACGTGCTGGTCTCGGAGGACAACATCGCCAAGGTCAGCGACTTTGGGCTGACGAAGGAGGCGTCGTCCACGCAGGACACGGGGAAGCTCCCGGTGAAGTGGACGGCACCGGAAGCACTTAGAGAAAAG AATTTCTCCACCAAATCGGACGTGTGGAGCTTCGGGATCCTCCTCTGGGAAATCTACTCCTTCGGGCGAGTGCCTTATCCGAGAATT CCTCTGAAGGACGTCGTTCCCCGCGTGGAGAAGGGCTACAAGATGGACGCCCCCGACGGCTGCCCCCAGGTCGTCTACGAAGTGATGAAAAATTGCTGGAACCTGGACCCCGGCATCCGGCCGTCCTTCCTCCAGCTCCGGGAACAGCTAGAGCATATCAAAGGCAACGAGCTCTACCTGTGa